A stretch of the Lolium perenne isolate Kyuss_39 chromosome 3, Kyuss_2.0, whole genome shotgun sequence genome encodes the following:
- the LOC127345448 gene encoding uncharacterized protein: protein MGSAASTDRAERRRRDRPLGQGDASTAGPLVTIPEDTEAADVTRRGCKVSPEPKEGGEPAAAQPGSPSFRIYCQDTSRVDALVAASDAADDRDELARATEASLAIRNNDLAGGSDELSKSKEQSGWMKFRGLALVDALYSLIVCRSKAASAHNPPHPHPPPAAVVAAKPDQPHVVLPPRPAPPRPFF from the exons ATGGGATCCGCGGCGTCGACCGACAGGGCCGAGCGGCGGAGGCGGGACCGGCCGCTGGGTCAAGGCGACGCGTCCACCGCGGGGCCCCTGGTGACGATTCCGGAGGATACGGAGGCCGCAGATGTTACGAGAAGGGGGTGTAAGGTGTCACCGGAGCCGAAGGAGGGTGGAGAGCCGGCGGCGGCGCAGCCGGGATCTCCAAGCTTTAGGATCTACTGCCAGGATACGTCCCGAGTCGACGCCCTGGTGGCCGCCTCCGACGCCGCCGACGACAGGGACGAGCTCGCCAGGGCCACGG AGGCGTCTCTGGCGATCAGGAACAACGATCTTGCAGGCGGCTCCGACGAG CTGTCCAAATCCAAGGAGCAAAGCGGGTGGATGAAGTTCAGAGGCCTGGCGCTCGTCGACGCGCTGTACAGCTTGATCGTCTGCCGCAGCAAGGCAGCTTCAGCTCACAAtcctcctcatcctcatcctcctcctgctgctgttgttgctgcaAAACCTGATCAACCCCATGTTGTTTTGCCACCTAGACCTGCTCCTCCACGACCCTTTTTCTGA
- the LOC127345447 gene encoding probable serine/threonine-protein kinase At1g54610 — MGCTLGKLAASPGCCSLFFPSVTIAAPALAGGVGGADKVQLNAPPPEHIAAVKKDATGWPLWLSSAAGDALQGWAPRSADAFHKLEKIGSGTYSNVYKAIEVESGAVVALKKVRVDGVGEAESARFMVREIALLRHLGAHDNVVRLHGLVTSRLATAPSLYLVFEYMDHDLTGLAAAAAASGARFTLPQVKCYMKQLLSGIEHCHNKGVLHRDIKSSNLLVSDDGILKIADFGLATNFDPDNARPMTSQVITLWYRPPELLLGATHYSVGVDLWSVGCVFAELLLGEPIFPGRTEVEQLHKVFKLCGTPSEDYWDKMKFPHPTFKPYERCIAQKFKDVAPSALSLLDTLLSIDPDMRGTATDALNSEFFRTEPYACEPSSLPQYPPCKEIDIKMKYEKHKRQSRANGSVERQTKTRKPMLQNHGRRRVFTPDVNNKPNGNPRIPRLVTSTSTTKLERFPPPHLDASIGYSIDSSADGRTNEFFTSSVVELRRMPSLLFGHMKSYLGSPKNGMHKAKPSLKMAPSTVLIGAFRPYSLGHPMEVRRKNRDQLRAKGKIAVGAVK; from the exons ATGGGATGCACCCTCGGTAAGCTCGCCGCCTCGCCGGGCTGCTGCTCTCTCTTCTTCCCCTCCGTCACCATCGCCGCGCCTGCCCTTGCCGGAGGAGTCGGAGGGGCTGACAAGGTGCAGCTCAACGCGCCGCCCCCGGAGCACATCGCGGCGGTGAAGAAGGATGCGACCGGGTGGCCGCTCTGGCTGTCCTCTGCCGCCGGTGACGCACTCCAGGGCTGGGCGCCACGCTCCGCCGACGCCTTCCACAAGCTCGAGAAG ATTGGTTCGGGGACTTACAGCAACGTGTACAAGGCGATCGAGGTGGAGAGCGGCGCTGTGGTGGCACTGAAGAAGGTACGGGTGGATGGCGTGGGTGAGGCCGAGAGTGCGCGGTTCATGGTGCGGGAGATCGCCCTGCTCCGCCACCTCGGTGCCCACGACAATGTCGTCCGCCTCCACGGCCTCGTCACGTCCCGTCTTGCCACCGCGCCATCACTCTACCTTGTCTTCGAATACATGGACCATGACCTCACCGGACTCGCAGCAGCAGCTGCTGCCTCCGGCGCCCGCTTCACCTTGCCCCAG gtaaaGTGCTACATGAAACAACTACTATCTGGAATCGAACACTGTCACAACAAGGGTGTCCTTCACCGTGACATCAAGAGTTCAAACCTGCTTGTCAGCGATGATGGGATCCTTAAGATAGCCGACTTTGGACTGGCTACTAATTTTGACCCCGATAACGCGCGGCCCATGACTAGCCAAGTGATCACGCTTTGGTATCGTCCGCCTGAACTACTGTTAGGTGCCACTCACTACAGCGTTGGCGTCGATCTTTGGAGTGTGGGCTGCGTGTTTGCGGAACTCCTTCTAGGCGAGCCAATATTCCCAGGAAGAACAGAG GTGGAACAACTGCACAAGGTTTTCAAGCTATGTGGTACCCCATCAGAAGATTACTGGGACAAAATGAAGTTCCCGCATCCTACATTCAAGCCATATGAACGGTGTATAGCTCAAAAATTTAAGGATGTGGCGCCATCTGCCCTATCACTACTAGATACTCTACTATCTATTGACCCAGATATGAGAGGCACGGCAACTGACGCTCTCAACAGTGAG TTCTTCAGGACAGAACCATATGCCTGTGAGCCATCAAGCCTTCCGCAGTATCCGCCATGTAAAGAAATAGATATCAAAATGAAGTATGAGAAGCACAAAAG ACAATCAAGGGCAAATGGGTCAGTGGAACGGCAGACAAAAACAAGAAAGCCCATGCTACAAAATCATGGTCGCAGAAGGGTATTTACTCCAGATGTCAATAATAAGCCAAATGGAAATCCAAGG ATACCAAGGCTGGTGACAAGCACGAGCACAACCAAACTCGAGAGATTTCCTCCGCCGCATCTGGATGCATCAATTGGTTATAGTATAGATTCCTCAGCTGACGGAAGAACCAACGAGTTCTTCACATCATCGGTTGTGGAGCTAAGGAGAATGCCGAGCCTATTATTTGGTCACATGAAATCTTACCTTGGCAGTCCAAAGAACGGAATGCACAAGGCCAAGCCAAGCCTCAAGATGGCACCTTCCACGGTTCTCATAGGTGCATTTCGGCCTTACTCGCTTGGCCATCCAATGGAGGTGAGAAGAAAGAATAGGGATCAGCTTAGAGCTAAAGGAAAAATTGCAGTAGGTGCAGTCAAATGA